Proteins from a single region of Ziziphus jujuba cultivar Dongzao chromosome 1, ASM3175591v1:
- the LOC107403928 gene encoding LRR receptor-like serine/threonine-protein kinase IOS1 isoform X2 — protein MEIFKHLIYAVILLLVFVLLHLVRTQDQSGFISLDCGLPKDTRYTEPTTKIEYISDAPFISTGISKSILPEHNKATHQQQVAFVRNFPLGTRNCYKLNVTIATKYLIRATFLYGNYDGQNKLPKFDMHLGPNFWVTVSFSSVSLSIMKEPIHITSHSQHHLQICFVNTNSGIPFINALELRPLQNYTYVTSTGSLALDRRLDFGSTTNQSYRYPYDIYDRLWTPCTQKKDWTTVTNSLPVNQAVTSTDYQPPSIVMNTSATPLNASAPLEFNWEPQDKRSPYYLCFHFAELQLLQSNQSRAFDIYLNGYLWFHPRPLIYLKSDVVYSGNTARDSNLSFSLVRSANSTLPPILNALEAYTIIEFSQPETHQDDVDAITKIKSSYRVSRNWQGDPCAPVELLWSGLNCNYEDFDIPRIISLNLSSSGLTREISFYISNLTMLKSLDLSNNSLTGSVPDFLSQLEKLSVLNLKGNMLSGSVPAALIRKSNNGFLSLSIEENQDPCTSLSCKKKNNMLIPIVSSIGSLVVLLNVAAIFVVLQRIKQDTDVTLGARSTVGTTSLEPKNRQFTYAEVLQITNNFERTLGKGGFGTVYHGLIEGTEVAVKMLSSSSVQGYKQFQAEVKLLMRVYHGNLTSLVGYCNEGTKMALIYEYMANGSLESYLYADGSENVLSWQGRLQVALDAAQGLEYLHSGCKPPIVHRDVKTSNILLARNFQAKLADFGLSKTFPTDSGTHVSTAIAGTPGYLDPEYYKTNRLNEKSDVYSFGVVLLQIITSQPAISRSEERTHISQWVSDMAADGDIRSVVEPQLQGDFEVNSVWKAVEIAMACVSPTSSQRPNMNQVVIEIKDCLAMELARKNRKPLTHLAAESSEMFYIASSAELINPLAR, from the exons ATGGAGATTTTCAAACATCTTATATATGCAGTAATATTGcttcttgtttttgttcttcTGCATCTTGTTCGCACTCAGGACCAATCGG GCTTCATTAGCTTAGATTGTGGGCTCCCAAAAGATACCCGCTATACAGagccaacaacaaaaatagaatATATTTCTGACGCACCCTTCATTAGCACAGGCATAAGCAAAAGCATCTTGCCAGAACATAATAAAGCTACCCACCAACAGCAAGTAGCATTTGTAAGAAACTTCCCTCTAGGAACGCGAAACTGTTACAAATTAAACGTTACAATAGCTACCAAGTATTTGATCAGAGCCACTTTTCTGTATGGAAATTATGATGGCCAAAATAAGCTGCCGAAATTTGATATGCACTTGGGACCTAATTTCTGGGTTACAGTGAGTTTCAGCTCAGTAAGTTTAAGTATCATGAAGGAGCCCATTCATATTACCTCCCATTCGCAACACCATCTACAGATTTGTTTTGTAAACACCAATTCTGGGATACCTTTTATTAATGCATTAGAATTGAGACCTCTCCAAAATTATACTTATGTTACCTCGACTGGGTCATTGGCACTTGACCGTCGCTTGGATTTTGGTTCAACCACCAATCAATCATATAG gtatCCGTACGACATTTATGATCGCCTCTGGACTCCCTGTACACAGAAAAAAGACTGGACCACGGTAACAAACTCGCTTCCTGTAAATCAAGCGGTAACTTCCACGGACTACCAGCCACCCTCAATTGTGATGAACACCTCTGCAACCCCATTAAACGCCAGTGCTCCCTTGGAATTCAATTGGGAGCCCCAGGATAAACGCAGCCCATATTATCTGTGCTTTCACTTTGCTGAACTCCAATTACTCCAATCCAACCAGTCCAGAGCATTCGATATCTATCTAAATGGGTACCTGTGGTTTCATCCAAGACCTCTCATTTACTTGAAGTCAGATGTTGTATACTCTGGGAATACTGCAAGGGATTCAAATTTGAGTTTTTCATTGGTTCGGTCAGCAAACTCAACTCTCCCACCAATACTTAACGCCCTTGAGGCTTACACGATCATAGAATTCTCCCAACCAGAAACACACCAAGATGATG TGGACGCCATCACCAAAATAAAGTCAAGTTACAGAGTAAGTAGAAACTGGCAAGGAGATCCATGTGCTCCCGTAGAACTCTTATGGTCAGGTCTAAATTGCAACTACGAAGATTTTGATATCCCTAGAATCATATCCTT GAACTTGTCATCAAGCGGTTTGACGCGTGAGATATCCTTCTATATATCCAATCTCACCATGTTAAAATCATT GGATTTATCAAACAATAGCTTAACTGGATCAGTTCCTGATTTTCTATCTCAATTGGAAAAACTGAGTGTCCT AAATTTGAAAGGAAACATGCTCAGTGGCTCAGTTCCAGCTGCACTCATTCGGAAGTCAAACAACGGTTTTCTATCATTGAG CATCGAAGAAAATCAAGATCCCTGCACATCCCTTTCatgcaaaaagaagaataatatgCTCATTCCGATAGTATCATCAATTGGTTCACTGGTCGTTCTATTAAATGTAGCAGCTATCTTCGTGGTCCTCCAAAGAATAAAGCAAGACA CAGATGTAACACTAGGTGCTCGATCAACTGTCGGAACTACTTCACTGGAGCCTAAAAACCGTCAATTTACTTACGCTGAGGTCTTACAAATTACAAATAACTTTGAGAGAACTCTTGGTAAAGGCGGATTTGGAACAGTTTACCATGGCCTAATAGAGGGCACTGAAGTAGCTGTAAAGATGCTTTCCTCCTCATCAGTTCAGGGTTATAAACAATTTCAAGCAGAG GTTAAGCTTCTAATGAGAGTTTATCATGGAAACTTGACAAGCCTTGTTGGTTACTGCAATGAAGGAACCAAGATGGCTCTTATCTATGAGTACATGGCCAATGGAAGTCTTGAGTCTTATCTTTATGCAG ATGGAagcgaaaatgttttaagttGGCAAGGAAGACTTCAAGTAGCCCTGGACGCAGCACAAG GATTGGAGTATCTGCACAGTGGTTGTAAGCCACCTATAGTTCACAGAGATGTGAAGACCTCAAATATATTATTAGCTCGGAATTTTCAAGCCAAACTAGCTGATTTTGGGCTATCCAAAACTTTCCCAACAGATAGTGGCACTCATGTGTCTACAGCTATTGCCGGCACCCCTGGTTACCTTGACCCAGA GTACTACAAAACAAATAGGTTAAATGAGAAAAGCGATGTTTACAGTTTTGGAGTAGTTCTCCTGCAAATAATCACAAGCCAACCTGCCATAAGTAGAAGCGAGGAGAGGACTCACATAAGCCAATGGGTTAGTGATATGGCTGCTGATGGGGATATTAGAAGTGTGGTGGAGCCACAGTTGCAGGGAGATTTCGAAGTTAATTCAGTGTGGAAAGCTGTTGAAATAGCAATGGCTTGTGTATCTCCAACATCATCTCAAAGGCCAAATATGAACCAAGTGGTGATTGAAATAAAAGATTGTCTAGCAATGGAGTTAGCTCGAAAGAACCGCAAACCTCTGACCCATTTGGCAGCTGAATCCAGTGAAATGTTTTATATAGCATCTTCTGCTGAACTGATCAATCCCTTGGCAAGATAG
- the LOC107403928 gene encoding LRR receptor-like serine/threonine-protein kinase IOS1 isoform X3 gives MEIFKHLIYAVILLLVFVLLHLVRTQDQSGFISLDCGLPKDTRYTEPTTKIEYISDAPFISTGISKSILPEHNKATHQQQVAFVRNFPLGTRNCYKLNVTIATKYLIRATFLYGNYDGQNKLPKFDMHLGPNFWVTVSFSSVSLSIMKEPIHITSHSQHHLQICFVNTNSGIPFINALELRPLQNYTYVTSTGSLALDRRLDFGSTTNQSYRYPYDIYDRLWTPCTQKKDWTTVTNSLPVNQAVTSTDYQPPSIVMNTSATPLNASAPLEFNWEPQDKRSPYYLCFHFAELQLLQSNQSRAFDIYLNGYLWFHPRPLIYLKSDVVYSGNTARDSNLSFSLVRSANSTLPPILNALEAYTIIEFSQPETHQDDVDAITKIKSSYRVSRNWQGDPCAPVELLWSGLNCNYEDFDIPRIISLNLSSSGLTREISFYISNLTMLKSLDLSNNSLTGSVPDFLSQLEKLSVLNLKGNMLSGSVPAALIRKSNNGFLSLSIEENQDPCTSLSCKKKNNMLIPIVSSIGSLVVLLNVAAIFVVLQRIKQDNVTLGARSTVGTTSLEPKNRQFTYAEVLQITNNFERTLGKGGFGTVYHGLIEGTEVAVKMLSSSSVQGYKQFQAEVKLLMRVYHGNLTSLVGYCNEGTKMALIYEYMANGSLESYLYADGSENVLSWQGRLQVALDAAQGLEYLHSGCKPPIVHRDVKTSNILLARNFQAKLADFGLSKTFPTDSGTHVSTAIAGTPGYLDPEYYKTNRLNEKSDVYSFGVVLLQIITSQPAISRSEERTHISQWVSDMAADGDIRSVVEPQLQGDFEVNSVWKAVEIAMACVSPTSSQRPNMNQVVIEIKDCLAMELARKNRKPLTHLAAESSEMFYIASSAELINPLAR, from the exons ATGGAGATTTTCAAACATCTTATATATGCAGTAATATTGcttcttgtttttgttcttcTGCATCTTGTTCGCACTCAGGACCAATCGG GCTTCATTAGCTTAGATTGTGGGCTCCCAAAAGATACCCGCTATACAGagccaacaacaaaaatagaatATATTTCTGACGCACCCTTCATTAGCACAGGCATAAGCAAAAGCATCTTGCCAGAACATAATAAAGCTACCCACCAACAGCAAGTAGCATTTGTAAGAAACTTCCCTCTAGGAACGCGAAACTGTTACAAATTAAACGTTACAATAGCTACCAAGTATTTGATCAGAGCCACTTTTCTGTATGGAAATTATGATGGCCAAAATAAGCTGCCGAAATTTGATATGCACTTGGGACCTAATTTCTGGGTTACAGTGAGTTTCAGCTCAGTAAGTTTAAGTATCATGAAGGAGCCCATTCATATTACCTCCCATTCGCAACACCATCTACAGATTTGTTTTGTAAACACCAATTCTGGGATACCTTTTATTAATGCATTAGAATTGAGACCTCTCCAAAATTATACTTATGTTACCTCGACTGGGTCATTGGCACTTGACCGTCGCTTGGATTTTGGTTCAACCACCAATCAATCATATAG gtatCCGTACGACATTTATGATCGCCTCTGGACTCCCTGTACACAGAAAAAAGACTGGACCACGGTAACAAACTCGCTTCCTGTAAATCAAGCGGTAACTTCCACGGACTACCAGCCACCCTCAATTGTGATGAACACCTCTGCAACCCCATTAAACGCCAGTGCTCCCTTGGAATTCAATTGGGAGCCCCAGGATAAACGCAGCCCATATTATCTGTGCTTTCACTTTGCTGAACTCCAATTACTCCAATCCAACCAGTCCAGAGCATTCGATATCTATCTAAATGGGTACCTGTGGTTTCATCCAAGACCTCTCATTTACTTGAAGTCAGATGTTGTATACTCTGGGAATACTGCAAGGGATTCAAATTTGAGTTTTTCATTGGTTCGGTCAGCAAACTCAACTCTCCCACCAATACTTAACGCCCTTGAGGCTTACACGATCATAGAATTCTCCCAACCAGAAACACACCAAGATGATG TGGACGCCATCACCAAAATAAAGTCAAGTTACAGAGTAAGTAGAAACTGGCAAGGAGATCCATGTGCTCCCGTAGAACTCTTATGGTCAGGTCTAAATTGCAACTACGAAGATTTTGATATCCCTAGAATCATATCCTT GAACTTGTCATCAAGCGGTTTGACGCGTGAGATATCCTTCTATATATCCAATCTCACCATGTTAAAATCATT GGATTTATCAAACAATAGCTTAACTGGATCAGTTCCTGATTTTCTATCTCAATTGGAAAAACTGAGTGTCCT AAATTTGAAAGGAAACATGCTCAGTGGCTCAGTTCCAGCTGCACTCATTCGGAAGTCAAACAACGGTTTTCTATCATTGAG CATCGAAGAAAATCAAGATCCCTGCACATCCCTTTCatgcaaaaagaagaataatatgCTCATTCCGATAGTATCATCAATTGGTTCACTGGTCGTTCTATTAAATGTAGCAGCTATCTTCGTGGTCCTCCAAAGAATAAAGCAAGACA ATGTAACACTAGGTGCTCGATCAACTGTCGGAACTACTTCACTGGAGCCTAAAAACCGTCAATTTACTTACGCTGAGGTCTTACAAATTACAAATAACTTTGAGAGAACTCTTGGTAAAGGCGGATTTGGAACAGTTTACCATGGCCTAATAGAGGGCACTGAAGTAGCTGTAAAGATGCTTTCCTCCTCATCAGTTCAGGGTTATAAACAATTTCAAGCAGAG GTTAAGCTTCTAATGAGAGTTTATCATGGAAACTTGACAAGCCTTGTTGGTTACTGCAATGAAGGAACCAAGATGGCTCTTATCTATGAGTACATGGCCAATGGAAGTCTTGAGTCTTATCTTTATGCAG ATGGAagcgaaaatgttttaagttGGCAAGGAAGACTTCAAGTAGCCCTGGACGCAGCACAAG GATTGGAGTATCTGCACAGTGGTTGTAAGCCACCTATAGTTCACAGAGATGTGAAGACCTCAAATATATTATTAGCTCGGAATTTTCAAGCCAAACTAGCTGATTTTGGGCTATCCAAAACTTTCCCAACAGATAGTGGCACTCATGTGTCTACAGCTATTGCCGGCACCCCTGGTTACCTTGACCCAGA GTACTACAAAACAAATAGGTTAAATGAGAAAAGCGATGTTTACAGTTTTGGAGTAGTTCTCCTGCAAATAATCACAAGCCAACCTGCCATAAGTAGAAGCGAGGAGAGGACTCACATAAGCCAATGGGTTAGTGATATGGCTGCTGATGGGGATATTAGAAGTGTGGTGGAGCCACAGTTGCAGGGAGATTTCGAAGTTAATTCAGTGTGGAAAGCTGTTGAAATAGCAATGGCTTGTGTATCTCCAACATCATCTCAAAGGCCAAATATGAACCAAGTGGTGATTGAAATAAAAGATTGTCTAGCAATGGAGTTAGCTCGAAAGAACCGCAAACCTCTGACCCATTTGGCAGCTGAATCCAGTGAAATGTTTTATATAGCATCTTCTGCTGAACTGATCAATCCCTTGGCAAGATAG
- the LOC107403928 gene encoding LRR receptor-like serine/threonine-protein kinase IOS1 isoform X1: MEIFKHLIYAVILLLVFVLLHLVRTQDQSGFISLDCGLPKDTRYTEPTTKIEYISDAPFISTGISKSILPEHNKATHQQQVAFVRNFPLGTRNCYKLNVTIATKYLIRATFLYGNYDGQNKLPKFDMHLGPNFWVTVSFSSVSLSIMKEPIHITSHSQHHLQICFVNTNSGIPFINALELRPLQNYTYVTSTGSLALDRRLDFGSTTNQSYRYPYDIYDRLWTPCTQKKDWTTVTNSLPVNQAVTSTDYQPPSIVMNTSATPLNASAPLEFNWEPQDKRSPYYLCFHFAELQLLQSNQSRAFDIYLNGYLWFHPRPLIYLKSDVVYSGNTARDSNLSFSLVRSANSTLPPILNALEAYTIIEFSQPETHQDDVDAITKIKSSYRVSRNWQGDPCAPVELLWSGLNCNYEDFDIPRIISLNLSSSGLTREISFYISNLTMLKSLDLSNNSLTGSVPDFLSQLEKLSVLNLKGNMLSGSVPAALIRKSNNGFLSLSIEENQDPCTSLSCKKKNNMLIPIVSSIGSLVVLLNVAAIFVVLQRIKQDSNNFLINLSLGIGKIKNSHNNMIMKPMVLLADVTLGARSTVGTTSLEPKNRQFTYAEVLQITNNFERTLGKGGFGTVYHGLIEGTEVAVKMLSSSSVQGYKQFQAEVKLLMRVYHGNLTSLVGYCNEGTKMALIYEYMANGSLESYLYADGSENVLSWQGRLQVALDAAQGLEYLHSGCKPPIVHRDVKTSNILLARNFQAKLADFGLSKTFPTDSGTHVSTAIAGTPGYLDPEYYKTNRLNEKSDVYSFGVVLLQIITSQPAISRSEERTHISQWVSDMAADGDIRSVVEPQLQGDFEVNSVWKAVEIAMACVSPTSSQRPNMNQVVIEIKDCLAMELARKNRKPLTHLAAESSEMFYIASSAELINPLAR, encoded by the exons ATGGAGATTTTCAAACATCTTATATATGCAGTAATATTGcttcttgtttttgttcttcTGCATCTTGTTCGCACTCAGGACCAATCGG GCTTCATTAGCTTAGATTGTGGGCTCCCAAAAGATACCCGCTATACAGagccaacaacaaaaatagaatATATTTCTGACGCACCCTTCATTAGCACAGGCATAAGCAAAAGCATCTTGCCAGAACATAATAAAGCTACCCACCAACAGCAAGTAGCATTTGTAAGAAACTTCCCTCTAGGAACGCGAAACTGTTACAAATTAAACGTTACAATAGCTACCAAGTATTTGATCAGAGCCACTTTTCTGTATGGAAATTATGATGGCCAAAATAAGCTGCCGAAATTTGATATGCACTTGGGACCTAATTTCTGGGTTACAGTGAGTTTCAGCTCAGTAAGTTTAAGTATCATGAAGGAGCCCATTCATATTACCTCCCATTCGCAACACCATCTACAGATTTGTTTTGTAAACACCAATTCTGGGATACCTTTTATTAATGCATTAGAATTGAGACCTCTCCAAAATTATACTTATGTTACCTCGACTGGGTCATTGGCACTTGACCGTCGCTTGGATTTTGGTTCAACCACCAATCAATCATATAG gtatCCGTACGACATTTATGATCGCCTCTGGACTCCCTGTACACAGAAAAAAGACTGGACCACGGTAACAAACTCGCTTCCTGTAAATCAAGCGGTAACTTCCACGGACTACCAGCCACCCTCAATTGTGATGAACACCTCTGCAACCCCATTAAACGCCAGTGCTCCCTTGGAATTCAATTGGGAGCCCCAGGATAAACGCAGCCCATATTATCTGTGCTTTCACTTTGCTGAACTCCAATTACTCCAATCCAACCAGTCCAGAGCATTCGATATCTATCTAAATGGGTACCTGTGGTTTCATCCAAGACCTCTCATTTACTTGAAGTCAGATGTTGTATACTCTGGGAATACTGCAAGGGATTCAAATTTGAGTTTTTCATTGGTTCGGTCAGCAAACTCAACTCTCCCACCAATACTTAACGCCCTTGAGGCTTACACGATCATAGAATTCTCCCAACCAGAAACACACCAAGATGATG TGGACGCCATCACCAAAATAAAGTCAAGTTACAGAGTAAGTAGAAACTGGCAAGGAGATCCATGTGCTCCCGTAGAACTCTTATGGTCAGGTCTAAATTGCAACTACGAAGATTTTGATATCCCTAGAATCATATCCTT GAACTTGTCATCAAGCGGTTTGACGCGTGAGATATCCTTCTATATATCCAATCTCACCATGTTAAAATCATT GGATTTATCAAACAATAGCTTAACTGGATCAGTTCCTGATTTTCTATCTCAATTGGAAAAACTGAGTGTCCT AAATTTGAAAGGAAACATGCTCAGTGGCTCAGTTCCAGCTGCACTCATTCGGAAGTCAAACAACGGTTTTCTATCATTGAG CATCGAAGAAAATCAAGATCCCTGCACATCCCTTTCatgcaaaaagaagaataatatgCTCATTCCGATAGTATCATCAATTGGTTCACTGGTCGTTCTATTAAATGTAGCAGCTATCTTCGTGGTCCTCCAAAGAATAAAGCAAGACAGTAataattttctcattaatttaaGCCTTGGaattggcaaaataaaaaattcccatAATAATATGATTATGAAACCTATGGTTCTATTAGCAGATGTAACACTAGGTGCTCGATCAACTGTCGGAACTACTTCACTGGAGCCTAAAAACCGTCAATTTACTTACGCTGAGGTCTTACAAATTACAAATAACTTTGAGAGAACTCTTGGTAAAGGCGGATTTGGAACAGTTTACCATGGCCTAATAGAGGGCACTGAAGTAGCTGTAAAGATGCTTTCCTCCTCATCAGTTCAGGGTTATAAACAATTTCAAGCAGAG GTTAAGCTTCTAATGAGAGTTTATCATGGAAACTTGACAAGCCTTGTTGGTTACTGCAATGAAGGAACCAAGATGGCTCTTATCTATGAGTACATGGCCAATGGAAGTCTTGAGTCTTATCTTTATGCAG ATGGAagcgaaaatgttttaagttGGCAAGGAAGACTTCAAGTAGCCCTGGACGCAGCACAAG GATTGGAGTATCTGCACAGTGGTTGTAAGCCACCTATAGTTCACAGAGATGTGAAGACCTCAAATATATTATTAGCTCGGAATTTTCAAGCCAAACTAGCTGATTTTGGGCTATCCAAAACTTTCCCAACAGATAGTGGCACTCATGTGTCTACAGCTATTGCCGGCACCCCTGGTTACCTTGACCCAGA GTACTACAAAACAAATAGGTTAAATGAGAAAAGCGATGTTTACAGTTTTGGAGTAGTTCTCCTGCAAATAATCACAAGCCAACCTGCCATAAGTAGAAGCGAGGAGAGGACTCACATAAGCCAATGGGTTAGTGATATGGCTGCTGATGGGGATATTAGAAGTGTGGTGGAGCCACAGTTGCAGGGAGATTTCGAAGTTAATTCAGTGTGGAAAGCTGTTGAAATAGCAATGGCTTGTGTATCTCCAACATCATCTCAAAGGCCAAATATGAACCAAGTGGTGATTGAAATAAAAGATTGTCTAGCAATGGAGTTAGCTCGAAAGAACCGCAAACCTCTGACCCATTTGGCAGCTGAATCCAGTGAAATGTTTTATATAGCATCTTCTGCTGAACTGATCAATCCCTTGGCAAGATAG